Part of the Labilibaculum antarcticum genome, AACAGATGCAAATGGAAATACTGAATCGGATTGTCTGGAGATTAATATATTGCCCACTCCTGAGGTCGATTTAGGACAGGACTTAGAGAGCTACGCAAATAAAATAATTGTATTGGATGCCGGAACCCCAAACTGCTTTTACAAATGGGTGACAGGTGATATTACTCAAAAAATAACTGTTCAAACAGAAGGTAAATATTGGGTGAAAGTTACCACTGATTCCAATTGTACGGCAAGCGATACAATAGATGTAGGCTTTATGGAGAACTATCCATATGTTGGTTTACCTAAGGCTTTCTCCCCCAATGGAGATGGTCATAACGATAAATTATTTATTAGAGGTGATGATGTAAAAGAAATAAGCTTAATTATTTACAACAGATTAGGTCACAAACTTTTTGAAACGAATAATATGAATACTGGATGGGATGGCTTTTCTAAGGGGCAACTGCAAGACATCGATGTTTATGTTTATGTTCTTGAGGTAACCTTTTTGGATGGTAAAACAATCATGAAAAAAGGGAATGTAGCTCTTCTCCGATAACTTACAATAAAACCAAGCTTCTGTTTGTCATATAAATTGCGTATTTTTAGAGCTGTTACAAACTAAACACCTCTTAACATGCTTACTACCAACAACCTAACCAAATCCTACAACGAAGTAAATGCTCTTAACAATGTTTCTCTCTCCATAAAGGAAGGCGAATTGTACGGCCTATTAGGACCAAACGGTGCAGGCAAAACCACAACAATAAACATTTTAAGTTCGCTGCTTAAACCAGATAGCGGAGAAATTCTTTATCAGGGCAAATCTCTTTACCAAAACCTTAGCGAATCTAAAAGAATGATTGGCGTTGTTCCGCAGGAAATTGCTCTCTATGAAGACCTAACAGCCATTGAGAATTTAAAATTCTGGGGAACTTTGTACGGCATAAAAGGCAAAAAACAGCAATCAAAAATAGAAGAACTCCTGGAATTCTTAGGCTTATCGGATCGGAAAAATCACAAAATTAAAACCTATTCGGGTGGAATGAAAAGAAGGATTAATATTGCAGCCGCCCTTCTTCACGATCCCACGATCGTTTTTATGGATGAGCCAACCGTAGGCATCGATCCGCAAAGTAGAAATCTTATTTTCGAAGTCATACAAGAATTACATTCACGTGGTCTGACAATGATTTACACCACCCATTACATGGAAGAAGCAGAGCGTCTTTGCGACAGAATTGGTATTATTGATGAAGGTAAAATTATTGCAGAAGGCAGTCTCGAAGAGCTTAAAAAATCATCAAAAATCAAAGAAGAAATTCATGTAAAGTTTACGAATACGCTTAAAACAGACCTATCAAATATCTCCAATCATTTTAATGGCCAACTTTTAATTCAGGAAAATCAAATGGTGCTGTCAACTTCGCAGGCCAATACCGATTTACCAAGCCTAATTCAAATGTGTACCCATGCAAATTTACATTTGGAGAGGCTTGATGTAAAAAGTTTGAGTCTTGAGAGTGTATTTCTTGAATTAACGGGTAAATCCTTACGGGATTAAACGTTCCTCAAGCCTTTTTAATTTTTCAATCTATCATTCGATCATAAACCCAAAATAGCATGTTCACAATAGCCTTAAAAGACATTCGTCAATATTTAAAAGACCGTACCGCAGTTTTATTGTCACTGCTTCTACCCATGGTATTAATAACAATTTTCGCCTTGATGTACGGGGGAATCGGCAAACCTAAGGAAGCTCGCCCCATCTCACTTCTATTTACTGATCAGGACAATACTGAACTATCTAAAGAAGTATTTAAAACCTTGAACGATCAGGATGGAATGCAACTTTTCACCAAAAGTTATGACGAAGCTGCCGACCTTATAAAAAAAGGGAAAAACTCAGCAGTATTGGTTCTTTATAAAGGATTTCAAGATTCTGTGGAAGCAGGAAACAAAGCCCCAATGGAATTATTTTACGATGAAGCCAAGGAAATTGAAATGGGTTTACTGCAACAGGCATTGTGGTCTAATTTATTTGGTATCACAATGAAAAAAGGAATCAAAGGAAAAGTCAACACCTGGATCAGAGAAAAAAATCCGAATCTGGCAGATGCGGAACTCCTGGATATTCAGGCACAGGTTGAGGATCAGTTTAGTGATTTTGAACAATCTGATGATTCAAAAGAAATGGAAGAAAACTCGAACCTACCCATGACTGCGCTTGTTGGTGAAGAAAAAAACGGCAATCTGGGATTGGTGCAGGCTATTGCCGGTATCGCAATCATGATGCTTCTTTTTAGTGTATCAAGCAGTGGTGCTTCTTTACTAAAGGAAAAAGAAGATGGAACATTTCGCCGTTTATTGGTATCTCCTATCTCTCCATCAAGTATCCTTTACGGCAAAATGCTCTCAACACTTTTTATGGCAGTATTGCAACTCACAGTCATGTTCTTGTATTCCTGGCTTGCATTAGGATTAGATATCTTTATTAACCTACCAGCTTTAATTCTTATGATTCTTGCAGCAGCAATTGCCTGTTCCAGCTTT contains:
- a CDS encoding ABC transporter ATP-binding protein produces the protein MLTTNNLTKSYNEVNALNNVSLSIKEGELYGLLGPNGAGKTTTINILSSLLKPDSGEILYQGKSLYQNLSESKRMIGVVPQEIALYEDLTAIENLKFWGTLYGIKGKKQQSKIEELLEFLGLSDRKNHKIKTYSGGMKRRINIAAALLHDPTIVFMDEPTVGIDPQSRNLIFEVIQELHSRGLTMIYTTHYMEEAERLCDRIGIIDEGKIIAEGSLEELKKSSKIKEEIHVKFTNTLKTDLSNISNHFNGQLLIQENQMVLSTSQANTDLPSLIQMCTHANLHLERLDVKSLSLESVFLELTGKSLRD
- a CDS encoding ABC transporter permease; translated protein: MFTIALKDIRQYLKDRTAVLLSLLLPMVLITIFALMYGGIGKPKEARPISLLFTDQDNTELSKEVFKTLNDQDGMQLFTKSYDEAADLIKKGKNSAVLVLYKGFQDSVEAGNKAPMELFYDEAKEIEMGLLQQALWSNLFGITMKKGIKGKVNTWIREKNPNLADAELLDIQAQVEDQFSDFEQSDDSKEMEENSNLPMTALVGEEKNGNLGLVQAIAGIAIMMLLFSVSSSGASLLKEKEDGTFRRLLVSPISPSSILYGKMLSTLFMAVLQLTVMFLYSWLALGLDIFINLPALILMILAAAIACSSFGIFMASICKSRKQVESLSTLVILVISALGGSMMPLIFMPEIMHKLAVISVNYWAMEGFFDIFWRQLPLSEIYPKMLVLLGIGAVLTTISVISFKRNLLKLV